One region of Amphiprion ocellaris isolate individual 3 ecotype Okinawa chromosome 9, ASM2253959v1, whole genome shotgun sequence genomic DNA includes:
- the csf3r gene encoding granulocyte colony-stimulating factor receptor, with the protein MISTWIVIAMVVAFVNVARNEADMQPCATVQTSSSVVLMGSPVTAICVVREDCPLVNGQAVRIEWRLNNRFIPSSSAANESARVSEAVISSFNHTRASLTCCIQSSPTQVVAGVEIRAGYPPEAPRNLSCQTNLTTSNTLTCSWDSGQQETHLPTKYTLHTEIWDTHQNQTYKLPPGVQHYTIPRSGFVLFSEMKIYVKAENDLGEATSASIILEPISAAKFDPPKILKVQVVPKRYGCLRLSWSLSQHQSWMRDYRLNLEVRFRTTDSSQWREPTVFVSRIRPSRHVDKCHLLHGTQYFVQIRVRYQQSPWSEWSSSESGVTLESAPTGRLDSWMKVSEDHMPKQLNIHLFWKPSKQFRANGQNVSYIVSVQKVPGEKGKLCSTRENYCTFQLPGRIKKVYLSAVNAAGKSSPTEVRIYQPTARAAILNITAIPQDERSLLVQWRSKVISNLVGYVVEWKPLLKPELSHIQYEIADKNQSGLVITGSFEPYKPYGISVYPRFKDGIGLPQTVNAYLRQKAPSMVPKIQIKKTWKSHIELTWDEIPLDQRNGIIQNYKIFYWDEKGPINIVHADPKERKVILKHLSTMSLYEAFMMVSTAGGSLNGSTIHFEVEPFDAVAGVMIVIATGVGLSLLIIFTVLTCFSKHKRLKGHFWPVVPDPANSSIKRWTSESTQDTCLSWDNEDPIYLSHLSFLDLPVKLSKEEDDLWLNSAEDTSDLGESICGSPFIPGYSGSHSDSVPYATVIFSSPCNSPPPKEPHIYLRSESTQPLLETEESFSPKCYQNMGSDEMPREQCFFGPCHDCVPNVGADPGIVWDDFPFLRALAMNDAQND; encoded by the exons ATGATATCCACATGGATAGTGATTGCCATGGTGGTGGCATTTGTGAATGTAGCGAGGAATG aggCTGACATGCAGCCATGTGCAACGGTCCAGACGTCCAGCTCAGTGGTGCTTATGGGGTCACCTGTCACGGCAATTTGTGTCGTCAGAGAGGACTGCCCTCTAGTCAATGGACAAGCTGTTCGTATAGAGTGGCGCCTTAACAATCGCTTTATTCCTAGCAGCTCTGCGGCCAATGAGAGTGCCCGGGTTTCTGAGGCTGTTATATCAAGCTTCAATCACACCAGGGCATCCCTCACCTGCTGCATCCAGTCCTCTCCCACTCAAGTAGTGGCAGGAGTGGAGATCCGAGCTGGAT ATCCACCAGAAGCACCACGAAATCTCAGCTGTCAGACAAACCTCACCACCTCCAACACCCTGACCTGTAGCTGGGACTCAGGGCAACAGGAGACCCACCTACCCACAAAGTACACCCTCCACACTGAGATATG GGATACACACCAGAACCAAACTTATAAATTGCCACCAGGAGTTCAGCATTACACCATCCCGCGCTCTGGTTTCGTTCTATtctctgaaatgaaaatatatgtgAAGGCTGAGAATGACCTCGGAGAGGCAACTTCCGCATCAATCATTCTGGAGCCAATTAGTGCAG CTAAGTTTGACCCACCCAAGATTCTGAAGGTCCAAGTGGTGCCGAAAAGGTACGGCTGCCTGAGGCTGAGCTGGAGCTTATCCCAGCACCAGAGCTGGATGCGTGACTACCGTCTGAATCTGGAGGTCCGTTTTAGGACTACTGACAGCAGCCAGTGGAGGGAACCAACA GTCTTTGTGAGCCGCATTAGACCATCGAGACATGTCGACAAGTGTCATCTCCTTCATGGGACTCAGTATTTTGTCCAGATTCGAGTCCGATACCAGCAGAGCCCCTGGAGTGAATGGAGCAGCAGTGAGTCTGGAGTCACCTTGGAGAGCG CTCCCACTGGACGCCTAGACTCATGGATGAAAGTATCGGAGGATCATATGCCCAAACAACTCAACATACACTTGTTTTGGAAg CCATCAAAACAATTCCGTGCCAACGGCCAAAATGTGTCATATATCGTCTCTGTGCAAAAAGTGCCAGGTGAAAAAGGAAAGTTGTGCTCTACAAGGGAGAATTACTGCACTTTTCAGCTTCCTGGGAGAATCAAAAAAGTGTACCTGAGTGCTGTAAATGCAGCAGGGAAATCCTCCCCCACTGAAGTTCGGATATACCAACCTACAG cTCGTGCTGCGATATTAAACATCACAGCCATTCCTCAGGATGAGAGATCACTACTGGTCCAGTGGAGAAGTAAAGTCATTTCCAATCTTGTTGGTTATGTGGTGGAATGGAAGCCTTTGTTGAAGCCAGAGCTCTCTCACATCCAGTATGAAATAGCTGACAAGAACCAGTCTGGCCTTGTTATTACAG GCAGCTTTGAGCCCTACAAGCCCTACGGGATCTCTGTATATCCTAGGTTTAAGGATGGGATAGGGCTTCCTCAGACTGTTAATGCCTACTTGAGACAAAAGG CCCCATCCATGGTTCCAAAAATACAAATCAAAAAGACCTGGAAATCACATATTGAGCTTACCTGGGATGAAATACCATTAGACCAGAGGAATGGAATTATCCAGAACTACAAAATCTTCTACTGGGATGAGAAGGGACCTATTAACA TTGTGCATGCTGATCCAAAAGAGAGGAAGGTGATCCTTAAACACCTCAGCACTATGTCTCTCTATGAAGCTTTCATGATGGTTAGCACTGCTGGCGGGAGCCTGAACGGGTCAACAATTCATTTTGAAGTTGAGCCTTTTG ATGCAGTTGCTGGTGTGATGATTGTAATTGCAACTGGTGTTGGACTGTCATTGTTGATCATTTTCACAGTCCTGACTTGTTTTTCCAAACACAAAAG GTTAAAGGGGCATTTTTGGCCAGTTGTTCCAGACCCAGCTAACAGCAGCATTAAAAGATGGACATCAGAATCAACACAG gATACATGTCTTTCCTGGGACAATGAGGATCCAATATACTTGTCCCATCTCAGCTTCCTGGACCTCCCTGTGAAGCTAAGTAAAGAAGAAGACGATCTTTGGTTAAACAGTGCAGAGGACACCAGTGACTTGGGAGAGTCCATTTGTGGTTCACCATTCATCCCTGGATACTCTGGTTCACACAGCGACTCTGTTCCCTATGCTACCGTGATATTCTCTAGTCCATGCAACAGTCCACCACCCAAAGAGCCTCATATCTACCTGCGCTCTGAATCCACACAACCCCTCTTAGAGACAGAAGAATCCTTCAGTCCAAAGTGTTACCAGAATATGGGATCTGATGAGATGCCAAGGGAGCAGTGTTTTTTTGGGCCATGCCATGATTGTGTACCCAACGTTGGGGCAGATCCAGGCATTGTTTGGGATGACTTTCCTTTTCTGCGAGCATTAGCCATGAATGAtgctcaaaatgactaa